A window of the bacterium genome harbors these coding sequences:
- a CDS encoding thermonuclease family protein has product MVEDGYAQVMTVPPNVKYQELFLKLQREAMEKGRGLWEERYIVDISKGVYHLSNCPLLKKIPDKNKKEMGAGEIARKNYKPCDVCKPLGSPPPLEKGNYQYIGNKSSKKFHRLTCPWAQKIGVANRVYFKTRDEAIKQGFVPCKVCNP; this is encoded by the coding sequence ATGGTGGAAGATGGCTACGCACAAGTGATGACAGTTCCGCCCAATGTTAAATATCAAGAGCTTTTCCTCAAACTGCAAAGAGAGGCGATGGAGAAAGGGAGAGGATTGTGGGAGGAAAGATATATTGTTGACATCTCTAAAGGGGTTTATCACCTTTCCAATTGCCCTCTATTGAAGAAGATTCCCGATAAAAATAAAAAAGAGATGGGGGCAGGAGAGATAGCGAGGAAAAACTATAAGCCCTGCGATGTTTGCAAGCCTCTCGGCTCCCCGCCACCTCTTGAGAAGGGAAATTATCAATATATTGGGAATAAATCCTCTAAGAAGTTCCATCGTCTCACCTGTCCCTGGGCACAGAAGATAGGCGTTGCGAACAGGGTCTATTTCAAAACAAGGGACGAAGCCATAAAGCAGGGCTTCGTCCCTTGCAAAGTTTGTAATCCTTAA